Genomic segment of Hirundo rustica isolate bHirRus1 chromosome 6, bHirRus1.pri.v3, whole genome shotgun sequence:
TGCTCCATTAACTACTGAGCAAACTTAGCTAAAGCATTtgcaaaaagaacagaaaaacctTTCTCATAAGATGaacagagaggattttttttcctgattccaGTAGAGCAATGGCACTGCACTGTTCACAGATCCCCTCTACACTGATCAGGCCAAAATAAGGCGTGGAGGGGCAGATCCACCACACCAACCTGATGAGCTTTACAATAacacagcatttaaaaacaagcaCAGGGGAGAAATGCTGACAGGCATGGACAtgaaacagaaagagaataaaagattTGCTTTCAAGTTCAAGTTTTTACTGACCAGATGAACCTCTTGACACAAGGACAGAGTGATTTACACATAAAGTGATATGAGAATAACAGGCAATCCCATTAAAGACAATTTCCTGTCCCGTGCAATTTCCTGTAATTTGGAAAAACAGTGTAGAAGACACTCCTGGGGTGCTCAGTCTCACCTCTGCCCCGAGCCACGTCCTGCTGCACCATGAGCATTTGACTTCCATCTCCTTCCTGCGCAGGCATGGAATGCTCATGCCTACTCACTGCCGCGCCAAGCATCATTGTAAGTGGCATCTGTTGGAAGCTTTTAAGCTGTGAATTACTGAAAGGAAATGTACAACCCACAGCTCAAGCCTAGGGAGCAGATGACAGACTCAATCCGCTTTGGTACAGCCATTACCCTCACTAAAGTGAATATGATTAGACTTCCTGCAATCCTTACAGGACAGATAGACACGACAGTCATGATGCTAAAAAGTACTGCACAAGAAACCTTCAAAATTAGCAGCACAGGAAGACTGGGAGGGAGGtttatttttccagctgcattCAGGAAGGCCTCTCCAGGACATAGCTAGATCACCCTGGCTTTTCACCCTTTTGCCTTGATTGCAACTGTTTGGAAGATAAACACTAGCCTATCTTTAGCATTGGCATCTCCCATGTTATTCACCCTgaaatggaacagaaaaatgtCAACAAAGAACAGCGAAGTGAAACTCATTTATTCAGCCTAACCACTGGAATATGACATTTTCCTCAAACACACTAGCACGGATTTTCAAATACTCTTTGTAGATGCgttaacatttacatttctctCTTGAAACAGAGAAGGGAACACAGCTGTTCTCACCCTTCCAGAAAGTGAGTGTCCAATGCTGCGCTGCTGGCTGGtgcagcccagcctcctgcatgctggcagcacagctgcacGCTGAAGGAGGGATGGCAACAGCCACGGTAAAGGGCCCGCTAGCAACCCCAGCTGCTAAATGAAAATTAGGAGTGGGGACAAAGATAATGCACTCACAGTCTCTTGGAGCTACCCCACActttgtgtaccacagggattTGCACCAGACCTGAAAGCAAAGGGAAACTGAAAAGTATCCTAAAACCTGCAGTATGGGAAGGATGCTTGTACCATCTCTGGGAATCTTATGGAGCTTATCAGCTTTATGCTAATAAACTATGCATACTTACATTATGCGACATACAGGCATGTGGCTACAGAATTCCCACAGGATGTTTGGGAAAGGGCTTGCAGATGTTGCAAACCCTTTCCCAAACCCAGAACTCCTAGAATTGAAGCACTGATAGGAATTTGTAGAGGAAAATTAGCCCTGCTGCTGGTAGCTGATTATGTCTTACTGATTCCAGTTTGCCTGCCAGACTGAAAGTTGTTCTGGAGGTCGAGTTGCTCTGCTTGGTGCATAGATGTTACGTATGTGTGTAGCATGCAGAGAAAGCAGCCATGAGGGTCTAActgcaaagagagaaaagctgtttcACAGGCTGCATGCAGGGAGACACACGGGATCATTTAACTGCTTTTTTATGAGGAGGCTGGGTCAGAGTGCAGATGCGTTTCCTTACCTGCTGAATCACTTGCACAACCTTCCCCTGGTGCTGGAGGtcagctggaggtgctggtgctgcaagGGAGTTGTGAAGGTTCTGTCCCAAAACAAGCTGCAGCCCATGCCCCCCGGATTTTCCTCAGCTTTAAGCTAGAAAGAGACAAGTTTCAGTTTTGCTGTAGGCGAGAGCCACGGGTCATCTGCTGAACTTCAGTGCCCTGAGGGTAGAAGTCTGGTTCCCAGTCCTATCAAGACATCCTGTTCACCAGCACCATGTCTGCCCtcttcctctgccccagcccttaCTTCTCCATACTGATCGGTATGATTGCACCTCAAACCACGGCATCAGAAACAGGGTAAGTCCCCTGAAAATTATACCAGAGAAATATTAGCTACAGCTCAGTATCAGCTAATACCTTCTGATTGGGAAGTTTTAATTGCCAGAGGCTTGCCTTGAAGGATGGCCCTACCGCAGGATTACACTGTTAGCACAGGAATGCTtcaagaaaatggagaaaacacAAGCAGAACATTCCCAGTCCAGGAATTTGGTTTCCACTCTGCAGAGAGCTTCAGATGCTCCTCAGCATATGCTCCACAGACAGAGAAAATCTTACAtgcacctgcacacacacacatgcagcaGCGCAACAGAAGCCTCACTCTTACAAATCTACCATCATGAAAATCCCCTTATTTCAAACTCTAAGAGAAGCACGTCCACATAGCACCAATTGCTCTAGTACATAAAACTGCTTTCTAACCAATTACCAAAACTATCTGCAGCACTAAACAATTTACGGGGCAggagagaaaagacaaaaccttggatgaaaatagaaatgatatttgtatttttgtgaaTGCAAGAGGCTTGCCCAGTTGCATTAAAGTTCTTGGGCACCAGTCACAAAGGTTCTTTTAACCTCAATTCAGGTTAATACAAAAATCTCAAAGAAGTAAATAAAGTAGTTTAAAATCGATCTAACTCGACTTTTGTCTCATTAGTTTATACTTGACAGTACAGCCTGCAAAACCTCTCTGAGCAGCATCCCCGGGAAAAAGCATTGCTGGCTCTGCACTTGCTACtgacagcttttaaatccctgaACAAGAGCTGAACAAGGACAGGTAGATCCCTGAAATAAGGACAGCCCAGTAAGTACTGTGCAAATATATCAGATTTATTACTCTTTTATGGAAACAATAACAGACATCCAGGTAGAAACATATTAAATTAATGCAGTCAACagtttaaatgcaaaaataaatataaagtcCAGCAGCTCAATGCATCTAAAACAGCTCATATCTTCTAACGaatagaaaagattttttttttttttttcttttaaatggtgAGTTTCATACAATCAAATAGAAACGAAGGTACAAGCGCTTTCTTAGAAAACATCCCGACCCGGCTGCCCGTCCGGGCGCTCCTgcgccggcggcggcgcggctCCCCGCGGCTCAGTCCGTGCCGCCGCTGCCGGGCCGGGTCCGGCCGGGTCCCGCCGCCCTCAGAGGGCCGAGTCCGAGTCGCTGGAGTCGAGGCTGTTGCGGAGGCGGCAGCTGCCCAGGCGGTCCCGCTGGAGGCAGAGGTTCTGGGTGCTCCGCCGCAGGCACTCCAGCGACTGCAGGAAGGACTTCTTGGCCTTCTCTTCCTCCATGGGGGAcaccccctcctcctccacctcctggATCTCGTCGAAAGTCACCGGCTGCGTCTTGAAGCGCGACTGCCGCGGCCGCCGCAGCTTGCCCTTGGGGGTCttggcggggcgggcgggcggcgggaaCTCCTCGGCCACGCAGACGAAGTGCGGCATCACCGCCTGGTAGCTGGAGCAGATGCCCATCAGCTCGGCCGGCTTCGCGGCCATCCTGCCGCCCGCGGGAGAGCCCTccgcgggggccggggccggcggagcggggcgcgCTGCCTCGGCCGTGCCGGGTGCCGAGGCtccggcgggcggcggggcagggACGGGCCCCGCGGGGCGCTGCGGTACCGCGGGGAGCAGTGCGGACCGCCGCCGGCCGGAGAGACGAGCGGTGCGGAGCGGAGCGCGGTGCGGAGCGGAGCGCGGTGCGGTTCGCGATGCGGCTCGGAGCGCGGTGCGGTACCGTGCGGAGCGGAGCGGTGCAGAGAGGCGCAGTACGGCGAAGAGCGGAGCGCGGTGCGCACGGCGCTCCCCCGCCGCCTCAGCAGAGCCGCTGCCCCGGCGCCCCGGCCCCGTTATATATGCCGGCGGAGCCCCGCGGGAGCATGCTCAGACGGCAGCGCACTCGGGCCGCAGCGGAGCCCACTCGCGGCCGGCCGGGCTCTCCTTTCGCATGACGTGTCCCCGcaccgccgcccccgcccccctcGGAGCGGGGGGGTCGGGCAGAGCCCGGGCCGGGGGAGCCATCGCGCTCGGTCCCGTcgccccctccctcctcctctccccttaCTCTCCAGGGCATCCCTCTCCCGCCCCGCGGCACCCAGCGGAGCTTCAGGCGGGTCCCGGACTGCCACAGCGGTGCTTCAGCTTCCCGCGACTCACCGCGCTGCTTTATTTCCCGATACCCTGATTTCCATAGCTATGAGAGAGTACCGACAGACCCTCGCATCAGCTTTCAGCTGATCGCTACCCGTCAGAGTAACAAAGCCGCGGTTAAAGGAAGCTCCAGGGCAAGCCCCAATCCGCATACCCTAATGTTACAGTGACCCAGACCTAAACTGCAGCGATCACACGGAATGGACCCAGGCAAGAGCCATCAGCAACAGAGAGCTAAGCAGGACTCTGGGATCTTGTTCCCAAGTCTGCCACCTCTAACGAAGCTTAAATACCTCCTTCAGTGTgactccatttttttcctttcagaagggttcctaaaattttccattCCCCTGTGGGCTCTGTAGTGCTTCTTCAATACGATGCAGAATCAGATCCTTGGTATACAAGTATCACTGAGCTGAAACAAAAGCCTGCAAATTAGTGACGGCTGGAACCACGCTGTAAAGCTCTGCGTGACAAGCACTCTCACTGATggaaaaacccaacagcatAAGAAAAACTTACGATAGGAATAGGAAAGGAGCTAGAGGGAGGAGGACTGGAAAAGCATGAGGGAGGAAGGGCCTGAAATGGTTAGTCTGGCCCCTCTTCAGGGCTATTGCTAGATGATTCCCATAAAGACACTCTCTAGTACAGCTTCACCCACTCGAGGATATTTCGGAAGCTTGGTTAGGACCCAGGAAGGAAGCAAAAGCTTAGCAACAGTGCCAGGAATTCTGCTCTGTGATGCTAAGGGGACAAGGACAATGCACTCAGTACCCCCGTGCTCAGCACAGCAAGGCAGAGGCgcccagggcactgccagcacagacTGTCAGTTCCACAGTGCAATCTACACTcaccccagcagccctgggtcTGTGCCCGAGCTGGAGCACCTGCAGCCAGTGCGAGTTTATTGTGCTTTGCCATAAAACACGTTATTTGTGCAGAAGACGACAAATGCTCAGGGGGACAAACCCCAGAAGCTTACATACACAATATGCATCTTGTGCCATAGTCCAGCACACAGAAATGGCCTTGTTTCTGTGAGTCCACCACCACAAACTCTCAACTTTGTCTTTGGGTAAGTCTTAGGACTGCTCCCTCTCACTTTCAAATTGTCTTAGCAGCGGCAAGGTTTCAGGACCTGCACTGGAAACAAACCATTTTAATTACAGCCCTGTCTCAAAGAGGATAAAATTGAACAAGAACACAGTTTTAGGAGAGAGGGGACCAGGGGCACTTGCTTGTGTCTTTCCAGAGGGCTGGCTGTTTTGCTCCTTGCCAGTGTAAAAACAACATCAAGGGCCTTGGCTTTATGGAACACCTGGCTGCAATCTCTTGGCTTCTTGGCTCCCTAAGGTGTCTTTAGGGCCAGAGTCAGTTTGAAGCCTTTTTGTTGGGAGATACTATTAGCTAATAAGGGAACAATTTTATATTTGGTCAAATTGAATCATTCCAGCTTGCAGAAGGCTGTgttttttactgtttattttactGGCTAAATTTAGCCCATACATCCCTGCTGCAGTGCAACAACTTTCTCTCCAAAAGCTCCGTTTACAACCACTTAAATTCCTGACAACTTCATTCTACAGCACAGCAAAAGCTGAACTCTGTTTCCTCAGTACAGCCCTCTAAGAAGACAAGCCTGACAACCAGCTTGGATTTCTGGGGCTGAGCTTGTCCCTCATGCAGAAACGAAATGACACAGGAGCCCTGTTCTGGAAGTGCAGAAAAGCACAGCACATTTATTCGAAGCAAGGTAATTTTAATCTGCTCTAGCCCAAAACTATCCAAGGTCCTGTCAAAAAAAGTTTGGCTGACTTAATACCTGAACTTCAACACACATTCCAGTACAAACTGCCTGTCTGGTTTCCTACAGAAAGTTCAGTATGAAGGCAAACTCAGGTATATTTAATACCCTCACAAATAAGATTATAAAATGCTTTGGGAAATTTCAATGCCGAGTTGGAGCAAGATCACCATGGTAATAACTGAGAGGCCTTGAAGATATTATTtgagaaaatttagaaaatatatcCTGTGACATAATCTCCAGAGCTAGATCTCCAAGGTgctaacataaaaaaaatatttactcacGTAGTTTAAATAATGGCCCTAATTTCACTTGCTCCCAGCATTATttaatgaaaggaaatgaaatcttgtgATTTCAATGAGTAACATTTTAGCAGGTTTCAGTCCATTTCACTGCACTTCGTGTCAACCCACTCAATTTaattcttttcatttaatttcagacatttctctctttttttttttttttgattgcaCTTCATTTTATCATAATTCCTCTCCTGTGTGTTTGGCTCACTTTGCTCCCTGATATGGAAAATTCAATGGGTATCATTTAGAAAAGCtttggaaaacacacacacagcttttTGCTGGCTATCAGATCTCATGCCGTAGAAGGGAAAGGTTAAGAAGAGGATGTAGAGAGATACCCACAtcttcctgcaggaaaagaaacttttgAAGGGCCAGGGCCTGTAGCTGGGCAGTCACAGTGAACACCACAGTTCATGCCCCAAAACAAAGCGGTTACAGCGCTGTCTGTCAGAGCTGATGGGGTCCCCTGAGAGCCAGCAGGATAAGCTACTTCCCAGCAAGACGCCTTCATCCATACCCAGCACGTAAGTATCAAATATCCTCCCAAAACACActcaggaggaaaagctgcctcTTGCTGTCCTGGCAGGTGGCATTTCCAGCCACCCCACAGTGCCTCACTGTGTACATCTCCACTCAGCATCCTGGCCTGAGTTACACATTTTTAtcaggaaagaggaaggagatGCCGTTCCAAGAATTCGTATCTTGAAACAACCATTTTCAAAATCGCAATAAAAACATTCAACCGACTGCAACCTTACAGCTACTGCTTACAAACTGGAGATGACACTCCAATAAACAGGCAGCAAATAGAAACTACCTCCAAAAGCAGAAGTCTCTGTGTCTCTTTCTCTGCACGCACATCTGATTTCAATTTGAAAGTGTGTCTTTGTGATGGGGGAACTCAAGTTACCCAACAAGACCCAGCTGAAACTCACTGCCTGGAGAAAAACAAGCTGTTGTTTCTTTCTAGCTATCAGAACAAAACTGCAGGACACAGAATGCAGCTTACCTGGGCAGCCAGGCCTCTCTCCAGCACATGTGAATGCATTTACACCAGGGAATTAACTGGCCAACAACTTGCAAGAGCTCTGCACTCAGGGTTCTCCTATCCCTTTCCTTATGCATTTGGTTGGCTATCCTTTACCTTCCTTTTCACTGTTTTGACTTCAGTAGCCTTTTaccatttttctccctttgaagTAATTAGATTAAAGCCAagccagcccaggagctgaCTGCCTGAGGGTAATCCTGCAGTAAGGACCACACCCTCACGCCCACAGTCGGGCAGCCAGCATTTGAAATGCTTGATGTGTCCCTCGAAGTGTTTTTCTAAATCCCTCACATTATGCCAAGGGGCATCCTGCCTGCCATCATTTGGGGGCAGCCATGGAGAGCCCTGCAGCCAAGGGCACGGGTGAGGAAGAAGCACAcctcccctctgcagcaggcaggTATTGGCTGTGCCTCAGCTGCAGGACTGGAAATCTCCAGAGGCAGGAGAAGATTTGGCTTCTTCTGCAGCAAACTCTGCTTCCAGCCTCCCGCAGGCTGGGGGTCTCCTTCACACCCTGAGCACCAGGATTTCTGTTCCCCACAGCAGGAGATGAGAGAGGAACCTCAGGTAATGAAGCATGAGGAGAATTCCCTAACAGCACTTCCTACGTACTGGAGGGCAGCCACCTGCAGCAAGGCACCTGTGAGTAGCAGCAGGaggctcaggctgctgctgggatctTTGCAGGCACCTTACGAAAACTTATTTCTACTTAAGCCACTTCCATGAGAAAGCTCTTCCCAACATAGCAGGGAGTTGCTAGGATGGGCAAGTTCTCAGAGGGATGTTCCAAACTGGATCTGTCCAGTGCACAGATTACAGGAGCACAGGAGGATTTTTACATCTCACCAGGCAATCTGCCACAGAAATGGTGCCCTCTTGACACTTACTGAAGTTTCAAGGTAATTTTTAgataaaatagcattttaagAGAAAAGGGTTGTCACATTTGTTTATGtctcatttttatatataactTGGCGCcatttttgctgaaaaatttTCATTCCAAGTCTCCCTAAAGTAATGAGCGGGAAATTCAGCCAGGTTATTGATTCCTGACTTGTTCTTTTTTACGGAGAGCTCCATGGTACGATCCTCCTCAGCCCATCCCTGAAGCCCAGCTTCTCTTTCCCGCTATTCCCTCTTCCTCGGTCCCAGACCCGACAGTTTGACAGGCCCCATGTGAGCCCATGCCCAACAGCTCAGCAAGGTTTATTGGCCCAGGGACACCGTGGGGTTCAGCATCCCCAGGGGTGCCTCTCCCTAGCTGGGAACTGACCCGGCAGCAGACGTGGCAGCGCGACCGCTTCCCTCCAGCGCTGCGAGGACGCACCCACGGCACGGGCAGCGACGTGACAAACACTTGTCAGCACTTGTGGGGCGCTCATGATCCCACACAGTTAATACAAAATGTGTGTTCAAAGCTCCTTTGCCCTCAGATTTGGTCCTGCCTGCCTTTTTACGAGCTGCAATAAATCCCATAAACCTTCTGCCCCGTGCCATAAGTAGAAGGTACAGAGTAAAATGTTTGAATGTATGAATGCTTCTCAcagaaatgtattattttattctctacATGGAATTGTTTAAATTGTAAAGTGACAGCTGAAGTGAAAAGTCAGTGTTTCAGTTGCACTTCACAAGTTAACAGCATTTGGCTGTCATCACACCACTAATAATAAATGTAGTAATAAAACTCTGTTTTGAAAGAGAGCTGCAAAGTGtttcctgacaaaaaaaaaacctgctacGTAAAATTTCCCTTGTTTGGCCTCACAGGCATCAGAAGGGATGGCAGCTTTTTCCAGCACTGTTATTGATGCATCAGGACACAGTGATATGAGGACATAAGAAAAAAGTGTGGTTCCAATGACCGAAGACAAGTGACTGCAGAAAACTCAGCTCTTTAAAGAATGAAACTATAAACTAATTCAGATACTGACTGCTTTGAATATTCCTCCTGGTACAAGTTGCTGCCACATGAAGTAAAACCTCTAACCTCCCAGGGCTTTACCTGTCAAGGTATTACCATGGCCAGTTGTTACTGGGACCCTATCAAGtaagcagcacagaaattaGGATCTCGAGTTCAGTTCATTCTGTCTCAGGTTCAAAatctggaagaaatattttgccccacaagattattaaaaatgtctaggaagaaaaaagactttCAGTATGCAGGGAAGAGCTTTGCTGATGTATCCTGGGAATTTCCAACTCTCCACACTGAGCTGGTGGCTGGGAAGGTGCTGATAGCCATGcattctgtgctgcctcctgGGACACGAGTCAGCTGAAGAGCACAAATGCAGATTCTCCTGCTCCTTGCCAGGGAAACCCAGAGTAACCCAGAGCTGTCAGCACAGAGCATTTGTCTTGGTTTCTCTTCTGTACCCAACTGCTGAGCTTCACGAGAGCTTAACTGAATTATTTCTGAGACCTCCTATCCGCTCTAATTTGGACAAAACTGACCACACACCTCAAATGTAACAAGGAAGGCCTGACCAGCAGAGAGCACGGCCACAAAGGGTCTGGCTGCTTTGGAGGTcagacaaaaggaaaatcttttcTATTTGAGTGAAGATTAAAACTCTTAAGTTGGTGCCACAAATCAGATCTTAACACTtctgatagatttttttcttccattttcttctgcagctaAAAGCACAGAAGCAGAAGTAGAGCATCCACTTATTTCAGCagaataaatttcattttttcttctctttataaGTCTATTTGTAAGCAATCAAGAAAGATATCAACTGTGGTCTAGAGattaaacagaaatttcttGACAATAGAACTATCAGGCTTCAATTAACCTAATCCTTGAGACATTTGTGTTCAATCTCTAAACATTTCTTTAGACAAAAATTGTAACAACTAAAGTAGTAAATTGTTGAGTGATGGTTCAGCAACTGAAGCCCTGCCTTGCAAAGAGGAGCCAGAGTGGTGCTAATGTGgacaagcagaaagaaaaaaagcataacCCCATCCCCGTCAGATGAAAGCCCATAGTGCCCAAAGCTGAGGAATGATCTTTTCTAAGGTAAAATAGAGCCACTTGAACCTCTGCAAGGGAAGTAAAGCCAGGAGATAATTGGACAGGTCACCATGAAAAAATGGCCAGTGTAAAATACAGGGATGTTATAGAGAAGCAGCCAATGCTCAGGACATTTTTGCTACTTgcggctgctgcagcaccaagATGCTCTGTCCTGTGTCTACCCTGCCCTGCCTCACTCAGTTGGTCTCCTTGCCTTGAGGCCTGGGAGGATTTCTTCAGGCTGGCTTGTCAGCTTATTGCAGGGTAACAATCTCTTCTCTGGCATGAACTGTCACGGCTCCATCAATGCTCTGAAAGTGCAGGTATTGGCAAATTTTGCACTATGTACAGTTTGTCAGACACTATCTCACTGATGTGACCAccacttccccctccctttccctcccactGCTTCCCAACAGAACACACCACCAGACAAATTTTAATCCCTCTTCTGCCACTTGCCCTTGGTTCTCCCAAAAACTTGGGGAGCCTGCACCTTGTGGCCCCTCCTCTCCAAGCTTCCTCAGGTATCTCAAGCTAAAGGCATGCCATGTCAGTTGGACAGACTGCCTCCTCCCTGGCACAGATCTGCCCCcaaaaagcaggaggaggggaaaggaaactgGGAACCATGTAGATTCTGCACCCTGACAAACCAGCTGGGGAGTGCGGGTTGGGTATCTAGATGAGTACACCCTCTGGCAACTCACAGCTCCGCTCACTCCTGCTTTACCTTTTGCTCTCTGCATCGGAAGCTCTTCAGGGTGAGAAGCCCTCCCTAAAGATGATGAGGACACAATGATAAGTCTGTGGTACATCACAGCcacaaatcccatcccatcccatccaatACTGAGGCTCTTTCTAGTCCATGTGTTCTCACAGCTGCATGGCAGCCTGCCTTGGCACAAGGGTGTTGCTGGAAACACATGCCTGAGGCAGAGGGCTGGCACTGGCATTTCAGAGATCAGCTGTAATGTCAACCCATCCTTCAGCACGGATCTCCCTCCGCAACAGGAGCAGAGCAACAGAACAAGTAACACCCTCTGTgaccagcagagcagctgcacacaCAAGTTTAGATGGAAACAACTTTCAGCTGAGCACCACTCTGATGCAGTGAGCACTGTCTGTCAGGATGATCCCATTGTGAAGACTTTGCTCTAAGTCTTGCTCAGCCAGCAAAATCTCCTGTGTGAATAGaacaaagtttttatttctgctgggaAACCTGAATCAAACAATGGATTTAGGGCCATGGAACAGACCTCTCCTTTGCTCCTTATTCTGATTAAAGTTCTTCAACACAGCACCCACTTCCTTTACTTCAAACAAGGCCTCCCAAGCTCCCTCGAGCAGGTGCTTTCCCAACGTGAGCCACCAAGGACCTCCAGCTTCAAGGGAGCTGGCAATAACTCCACAAGGCTGTACTGAACACCACACAGAAGAAGGAGGTAAATCAAACAGGACAACAGGGGAGAAAGTGCACATCTGTCACCTTGAGGAGTCGGTGACTCTTTGGGAAGGGCCAGCGCTGTCATGGTCAACCATCACCAGTCACCCCAAGTGCGAGTCACGAGGAGATGATACCTGCAAGATCTCAGCAGAACTTAGGTGCAGACAGGACGGGCCAGGATGTgccaattaaaacaaattaccCAGGTTGCTATGGAAACCTCAAGGATGGAAAAGAACcactttgaaaacaaaccatAGTGAGGCAGATTTCCTATCCACTCCAGAAAGGTTTATGACCAGAATAGGCAAAGTGGGTGTTAAATGCTTTTGAGCTAAAGCAATAGTAGCAGCACTTGAGGAGGAGGCCTTATGGATTCACAGCACCCATAAAACATGCATCTTTtatccctgtccccaggagaACCGTCCTCTGTGTTTTGCCAACACTACAGCATGAAATTCTGACTTCTTAACCCCTTCCTGGCACCCTGTCTTCTTCTCCATTACTACTACAGCTATAAATTACTATATGTAGCTATAAATTGCTACATATAGCTATATTAACACTGTAAGTGATGACAAACAGAAAAGACACAGTTAGAATCCATCTGATACAGatgaagtaaaataattatCCATGGCTTTAAAGCTAATCAAAACGGAATATCCTGAAGAGttctttttcacaaaaaaaaaaaaaaaaaaaaaaaaaaaaaaaaaaaaaaaaaaaaaagaaagaagaagaaaaaaagaaacaaccccccccaaaaaacaaacaaaaaaaccaaccaaccaaaaaaacccacaaaaatacaaacccacacaaacaaacaaaaaatccacaaagaaacaaaaaaacccacaaaaaaaaaaaaaaaaaaaaaaaaaaaaaaaaaaaaaaaaaccagagcagAGAAACGACAGAACTTTGCTATTGATTTCAAGTGGTGTGTGCTCAGATCAACTCACTGTGGCACAAAAGTGCAGCATTGAATCAGATATACTCCAACCTCACCA
This window contains:
- the C6H11orf96 gene encoding uncharacterized protein C11orf96 homolog, yielding MAAKPAELMGICSSYQAVMPHFVCVAEEFPPPARPAKTPKGKLRRPRQSRFKTQPVTFDEIQEVEEEGVSPMEEEKAKKSFLQSLECLRRSTQNLCLQRDRLGSCRLRNSLDSSDSDSAL